The Deinococcus aquaedulcis genome includes a region encoding these proteins:
- a CDS encoding YeeE/YedE family protein translates to MTELLDLLRSPWPWYVGGPLIGLTVPLLLWLGNKGLGISANLRHACVILLPETAKPGFFRYDWRQERWNLMFAGGLILGGSVAGVLLANPEPSRLSAAGMESVQALGVQVRPGLMPAELTELSNPGVWLLLASSGLLVGFGARYGGGCTSGHAITGLSTLQGPSLIATVSFFVGGILSANVLLPLFMTVIR, encoded by the coding sequence ATGACTGAACTGCTTGACCTTCTCCGCTCGCCCTGGCCCTGGTATGTGGGCGGCCCCCTGATCGGGCTGACGGTGCCCCTGCTGCTGTGGCTGGGCAACAAGGGCCTCGGGATCTCTGCCAATTTGCGGCATGCCTGTGTGATCCTGCTGCCCGAGACCGCCAAGCCCGGCTTCTTCCGCTACGACTGGCGCCAGGAACGTTGGAACCTGATGTTTGCAGGCGGGCTGATTCTGGGGGGCAGCGTGGCCGGTGTCCTGCTGGCCAACCCAGAACCCAGCCGCCTGAGTGCCGCTGGCATGGAGTCAGTTCAGGCACTGGGCGTGCAGGTGCGTCCTGGCCTGATGCCCGCTGAGCTGACCGAGCTGTCTAACCCCGGCGTGTGGCTGCTCCTGGCCTCCTCTGGTCTGCTGGTGGGCTTCGGCGCCCGGTATGGGGGCGGCTGCACGTCCGGCCACGCGATCACCGGGCTTTCCACCCTCCAAGGCCCTTCCTTGATCGCCACCGTCTCCTTTTTTGTGGGCGGCATCCTCAGCGCGAATGTCCTCCTGCCGCTCTTCATGACGGTGATTCGGTGA
- a CDS encoding YeeE/YedE family protein, with translation MTSSPHVPGVHTGPTSTVRTATGLLVYLIAGLYFGVVLVKSEAASWYRIQEMFRFESFHMYGLIGSAVATGMITTALLRRSGVKSRDGQTIKVTPKAKGWRRYVLGGLTFGVGWGLAGVCPGPILVLLGAGVWPMLIVLAFALLGTYLYGRLKARPPH, from the coding sequence GTGACCAGTAGCCCTCATGTTCCTGGTGTTCACACCGGGCCTACCTCCACGGTCCGCACCGCAACTGGTCTGCTGGTCTACCTCATCGCGGGACTGTATTTCGGCGTGGTACTCGTCAAGAGCGAAGCGGCAAGCTGGTACCGCATTCAGGAAATGTTCCGCTTCGAGTCGTTCCACATGTATGGGCTCATCGGCTCGGCGGTGGCGACCGGAATGATCACGACCGCCCTGCTTCGCCGCAGTGGCGTGAAGAGCCGAGACGGCCAGACCATCAAAGTGACGCCCAAGGCCAAAGGCTGGCGGCGCTACGTCCTCGGTGGGCTGACCTTTGGGGTGGGCTGGGGCCTGGCAGGGGTCTGCCCAGGACCGATCTTGGTGCTCCTGGGCGCTGGGGTGTGGCCTATGCTGATCGTGCTGGCTTTTGCGCTGCTGGGGACGTACCTGTACGGCCGTCTGAAAGCCAGGCCGCCTCACTGA